The following proteins are encoded in a genomic region of Triticum dicoccoides isolate Atlit2015 ecotype Zavitan chromosome 1B, WEW_v2.0, whole genome shotgun sequence:
- the LOC119350468 gene encoding uncharacterized protein LOC119350468, whose protein sequence is MALRILNLTTSSSGCERNWSVFEQVDPKRRNKLDVSRRDNLVYIQFNGRMMDKRNKCSSSRDVLLGEDASMAQDWVCEDAYVEDEVDPDTTIDDEVGATEAIEPRRSARVRELHEVEEFVADEDSENEIALEEEIEFESDNDDMIATNEDEDEDEDTTQP, encoded by the exons ATGGCTTTGAGGATACTCAACTTGACCACAAGTTCTTCCGGATGTGAACGGAATTGGAGTGTTTTTGAACAA GTGGATCCTAAGAGGAGAAATAAACTAGATGTGAGTCGTAGGGACAACCTAGTTTATATCCAATTCAATGGAAGAATGATGGACAAAAGAAATAAATGTTCCTCCTCTCGTGATGTTCTCCTTGGTGAAGATGCTTCCATGGCACAAGATTGGGTATGTGAAGATGCATATGTTGAGGACGAGGTTGATCCCGACACCACCATTGATGACGAAGTGGGAGCCACCGAGGCTATAGAGCCTCGTAGGAGTGCAAGAGTGAGAGAACTCCATGaagtagaagaatttgttgctgatGAAGATTCAGAAAATGAGATTGCTTTGGAAGAGGAGATAGAATTTGAGTCCGATAATGATGATATGATTGCAACaaatgaggatgaggatgaggatgaggacacaACACAACCTTAA